A single region of the Raphanus sativus cultivar WK10039 chromosome 1, ASM80110v3, whole genome shotgun sequence genome encodes:
- the LOC108812842 gene encoding thioredoxin H5 translates to MAGEGEVIACHTIEVWNEQLKAANESKKLIVIDFTAVWCPPCRFIAPVFVDMAKEFLNVVFFKIDVDELQSVAKEFKVQAMPTFVFMREGEIVDRVVGARKEDIHQTLKKHGGVVSA, encoded by the exons ATGGCCGGAGAAGGAGAAGTGATCGCTTGCCACACTATCGAAGTCTGGAACGAGCAGCTCAAAGCCGCCAACGAATCCAAGAAACTG ATCGTGATAGACTTCACCGCCGTTTGGTGCCCACCTTGTCGTTTCATTGCACCAGTCTTCGTAGACATGGCCAAGGAGTTCCTCAACGTTGTCTTCTTCAAGATCGATGTCGACGAATTGCAATCCGTTGCTAAAGAATTCAAAGTCCAGGCAATGCCCACTTTTGTCTTCATGAGGGAAGGCGAAATCGTCGACCGTGTTGTCGGAGCAAGGAAGGAGGATATCCATCAGACGTTGAAGAAGCACGGTGGTGTTGTTTCTGcttaa